One window of Acetomicrobium thermoterrenum DSM 13490 genomic DNA carries:
- the pstC gene encoding phosphate ABC transporter permease subunit PstC, protein MRDRKQRDLIARTIISGIAMVGIFILIFILFFLIKEGIPVLKSTSLKELLFGLYWYPTYSPPDFGMLPLIAGSLAVTILSSLFALPLSVLVAIYLSEICPSPLRNIMKPLLEMLGFLPSVVLGFVGMVLLAPWLQNTFELVSGLNLFNASLLLGILIIPITGSLADDAISSVPSDIRDASFALGATRQETITRVVLPAALPGIMQACLLGMMRAIGETMVVLMAAGGAAIIPRSLFDPIRPLTSTIAAEMGETPVGSPHYHALFFAGLLLLLMTLALNFAAIWVEKRWRWQLH, encoded by the coding sequence TTGAGGGATAGAAAGCAACGGGATCTCATAGCCAGGACCATTATAAGCGGCATAGCTATGGTGGGTATCTTTATCCTTATATTTATCTTGTTTTTCTTGATAAAGGAAGGAATCCCGGTTTTAAAATCGACGTCGCTCAAGGAGCTTTTATTCGGATTATATTGGTATCCCACTTACTCTCCTCCGGATTTTGGAATGCTCCCTTTAATAGCGGGGTCATTGGCCGTAACTATTCTGTCGTCCCTCTTCGCCCTTCCATTAAGCGTTCTGGTCGCCATATACTTATCCGAAATTTGCCCATCCCCTTTAAGAAATATAATGAAACCTCTGCTCGAAATGCTTGGTTTTTTACCTTCTGTGGTGCTGGGTTTCGTCGGAATGGTCCTTTTGGCCCCCTGGCTTCAAAATACCTTTGAGCTGGTCTCTGGATTAAACCTTTTCAACGCCTCCCTACTTCTGGGCATCCTAATCATACCTATAACTGGGTCGCTGGCTGACGACGCGATTTCTTCCGTACCTTCCGACATTAGGGACGCCTCCTTTGCCCTGGGAGCCACAAGGCAGGAGACAATCACCAGAGTGGTCCTACCCGCCGCATTGCCCGGTATCATGCAGGCCTGTCTACTTGGCATGATGAGGGCAATTGGTGAAACCATGGTGGTTTTAATGGCCGCAGGAGGGGCAGCCATTATCCCAAGGAGTTTATTCGATCCCATAAGGCCTCTGACGTCTACTATAGCTGCCGAAATGGGCGAAACCCCAGTCGGTTCTCCTCATTATCACGCTCTTTTCTTTGCCGGATTACTCTTATTGTTAATGACCCTGGCGCTTAATTTTGCGGCCATCTGGGTAGAAAAGCGATGGAGGTGGCAATTGCATTGA
- a CDS encoding leucyl aminopeptidase gives MLKVYKSSARPSEVSSQALGIFVFEGKIEESLKELEGLGKRVKRQAEHEHFTGKKESLLKVTFSEGPTPRVFLAGLGQESKARIDDYRVAAAIVTKAALESYVGELYLYSPKINPPISQAFAEGALLGAYKFDRYKTDGRKEEDKGKIDDLYIINGDDDAIERGVLFACGQNYARDLANEPPNLVNPATLAKAAVDLADDMGLECEIYDEVELERMGMNALLAVGRGSANPPRLIHLTYKPSSRPLKKIALVGKGLTFDSGGLDIKTSENMRTMKGDKTGACVVLGAMRSLVKLNLPMEVHALIGAVENMPSGSSYKPDDIIKTYTGKTIEIDNTDAEGRVTMADVLGFASKLNPSCMVDIATLTGGCAVALGPYRAGIFANDQALCNALLDASSFTGEMLWQLPMDDERLRKRLDSPFADVANSAGRYGSAITAAMFLREFVPEDIPWAHIDIAGVSYYKEPFGYYSSGISGFGTRTILQWLYRLQ, from the coding sequence ATGTTGAAAGTTTACAAAAGCTCAGCGAGGCCAAGCGAGGTGAGCTCGCAGGCATTGGGTATTTTCGTCTTTGAAGGCAAAATTGAGGAGTCTTTGAAAGAGCTTGAAGGTTTGGGCAAGAGGGTCAAAAGACAGGCGGAACATGAGCACTTTACCGGTAAGAAGGAAAGTTTGCTCAAAGTCACTTTTTCCGAAGGCCCGACGCCCAGGGTTTTTCTGGCGGGATTGGGACAAGAATCGAAAGCGAGAATAGACGATTACAGGGTTGCTGCTGCAATTGTAACGAAGGCCGCTTTAGAATCATATGTCGGAGAACTATATCTTTACTCTCCAAAAATTAACCCTCCCATTTCACAGGCCTTTGCCGAGGGGGCTTTGCTCGGCGCCTACAAGTTCGACCGATATAAAACCGATGGCCGAAAGGAGGAAGATAAAGGGAAAATTGATGACCTCTATATAATAAATGGCGACGACGATGCCATCGAAAGAGGCGTCCTTTTTGCCTGCGGACAGAATTATGCCAGGGATTTGGCGAACGAGCCTCCAAACCTTGTCAACCCAGCCACCTTGGCGAAGGCGGCCGTTGATTTGGCTGATGATATGGGCTTGGAATGCGAGATATACGACGAAGTAGAGTTGGAACGCATGGGCATGAATGCCCTCCTTGCTGTCGGGAGGGGATCTGCTAATCCACCCAGGTTGATCCACCTGACGTACAAGCCGTCGTCCAGGCCTTTAAAGAAAATTGCCCTTGTCGGAAAGGGGCTCACCTTCGATAGCGGCGGATTGGATATAAAAACCTCAGAGAACATGAGGACCATGAAGGGTGATAAAACGGGAGCATGTGTCGTCTTGGGAGCGATGAGAAGCCTTGTCAAGTTAAATTTGCCGATGGAAGTGCACGCCTTGATAGGAGCCGTTGAGAACATGCCGAGCGGTTCGTCATATAAACCCGATGATATAATCAAAACCTATACAGGAAAGACCATAGAGATCGATAACACCGACGCCGAAGGGCGGGTGACTATGGCAGATGTGTTGGGTTTTGCCTCGAAGTTAAATCCCTCTTGCATGGTCGATATTGCTACTCTTACGGGAGGTTGTGCCGTAGCCCTGGGTCCTTACAGGGCAGGAATATTTGCGAACGATCAAGCCCTTTGCAACGCATTGCTCGATGCGTCGTCCTTCACGGGAGAAATGCTCTGGCAGCTTCCCATGGACGACGAGCGCTTGAGAAAGCGCTTGGATTCGCCCTTTGCCGATGTGGCCAATTCAGCGGGAAGATATGGAAGCGCCATCACTGCTGCCATGTTTTTGAGAGAGTTTGTGCCCGAAGACATTCCCTGGGCTCATATCGATATAGCAGGCGTAAGTTACTATAAGGAGCCTTTCGGGTACTACTCCAGCGGAATATCGGGGTTCGGCACCAGAACGATATTGCAATGGCTTTACCGGTTGCAATAA
- a CDS encoding M48 family metallopeptidase codes for MKKFARSFLVGAVIIIFLSANASLAALEPDSVKSVWAKLAKTAGIDPSAPIAVVDQKEPNAWVSFSLNKYSITVTKGMLELLDSEDELAGVLAHEIGHIKLNHYSRTVTRSILWGLLFRKVGSSSGIDPLDIGYALAESGFSREQEVEADDYGIELAARAGYDPWGLVRALEKMKEAGYETSPSGFNSHPPTDRRLIHVRNKAAEVSTRY; via the coding sequence ATGAAAAAATTTGCACGCTCTTTCCTCGTTGGGGCGGTAATTATTATATTTCTTTCGGCTAACGCTTCATTGGCTGCGCTGGAACCCGATTCGGTAAAAAGTGTTTGGGCGAAATTGGCAAAAACAGCCGGAATCGATCCTTCTGCTCCAATCGCTGTCGTCGACCAAAAGGAGCCGAACGCCTGGGTCTCTTTTTCCTTGAATAAGTATTCGATAACGGTGACAAAGGGAATGCTCGAATTGCTGGACAGCGAAGATGAGCTTGCGGGCGTGCTGGCCCACGAGATCGGACACATAAAACTCAATCACTACAGCAGAACGGTCACCCGAAGCATTTTATGGGGCCTCTTGTTCCGCAAGGTGGGAAGTTCTTCGGGCATAGATCCTTTGGACATTGGCTACGCCCTTGCAGAATCCGGTTTTAGCCGTGAGCAGGAAGTGGAAGCAGACGACTACGGCATAGAGTTGGCCGCCAGGGCCGGTTACGATCCATGGGGTTTGGTTAGGGCACTGGAAAAGATGAAAGAGGCAGGTTACGAGACCAGTCCCAGCGGCTTTAATTCGCATCCTCCAACCGACAGAAGGCTTATCCATGTAAGAAACAAGGCGGCAGAAGTATCGACACGTTATTAA
- a CDS encoding ADP-ribosylglycohydrolase family protein: protein MILGAIVGDIVGSVYEFDPVKDEKAVIFFKEGCTYTDDTVLTVAVADCLLHRGSYADYYLKYASRYPNAGYGRMFKLWLKFNGQRSIKSLGNGSAMRASPIGWACNEAEDLLREAEKSALPTHSDPEGIKGAQAVALAVFLARKGYLKEQIKREIERRFGYDLSRELEEIRPSYNFDATCPGSVPEALIGFLESDDFGDALRKAISLGGDADTQAAIAGAVAHAYYGGIPGEMVEKSRMLLPSEFVKIIDIFVNTYDVF from the coding sequence TTGATATTAGGTGCAATTGTGGGAGATATAGTCGGATCGGTATATGAGTTTGATCCGGTAAAAGACGAAAAGGCGGTAATTTTCTTTAAAGAAGGCTGCACCTACACAGACGATACCGTTCTCACTGTAGCGGTGGCCGATTGTCTGTTGCATAGAGGGTCTTACGCCGATTATTATTTAAAATATGCCAGCCGATATCCAAACGCTGGCTATGGTCGAATGTTTAAGCTTTGGTTGAAATTTAACGGACAGAGATCTATAAAAAGCCTTGGAAACGGTTCGGCGATGAGGGCGAGCCCCATAGGATGGGCATGTAACGAAGCGGAGGACCTTTTGAGGGAGGCCGAAAAAAGTGCCCTTCCCACGCATTCAGACCCGGAGGGTATAAAGGGCGCCCAGGCCGTGGCTTTGGCCGTATTTTTAGCTCGAAAAGGTTATTTGAAGGAGCAGATAAAACGAGAAATAGAACGCCGTTTTGGATACGACCTGTCGAGAGAACTCGAGGAAATACGTCCTTCCTACAACTTTGATGCCACCTGTCCCGGTTCCGTCCCAGAAGCGCTTATAGGTTTTTTGGAGTCCGATGATTTCGGAGACGCCTTGAGAAAAGCGATATCTTTGGGCGGCGACGCCGATACGCAGGCTGCCATAGCAGGAGCCGTGGCCCACGCATATTATGGAGGCATTCCCGGCGAAATGGTAGAAAAGTCGAGGATGCTCCTGCCAAGCGAGTTTGTAAAGATAATTGATATATTCGTCAATACCTACGATGTCTTTTGA